One Aliiroseovarius sediminilitoris DNA window includes the following coding sequences:
- the modC gene encoding molybdenum ABC transporter ATP-binding protein, which translates to MTLPALSVHLRQRMEGFSLDVDFEVPTGLTVLFGASGSGKTSVIDAVAGLSHAATGHIAVGDRVLMDSARDLHLPPHKRQLGYIFQDARLFPHMSVARNLDYARWVTRRPSDQPAFDRVVEMLGIGPLLSRRPARLSGGEKQRVAIGRALLARPKLILADEPLAALDDARKGEILPYFERLRDESDVPILYVTHAATEVARLATTVVALEAGRVIRQGTAAEVLGDPGFTPGGVRDIGAVIEARVATHHPDGLTELEAGGLPLFLPHVERSIGDKLRLRIAAQDVILSKALPAGLSALNILPGTIADIRQGDGPGAVISLDTAAGRVLARVTKRSVQAMALHPGTAIFAVVKSVAVAPGDVGAASR; encoded by the coding sequence ATGACCCTTCCTGCGCTTTCCGTTCATCTGCGGCAGAGGATGGAGGGGTTCAGCTTGGACGTGGATTTCGAGGTTCCGACAGGTTTGACCGTTCTGTTTGGCGCTTCGGGGTCTGGCAAGACCTCGGTCATTGATGCCGTTGCGGGGCTGAGCCACGCTGCTACGGGGCACATCGCTGTTGGGGATCGGGTCTTGATGGACAGTGCGCGCGATCTGCATCTGCCGCCCCACAAGCGGCAGTTGGGTTATATCTTTCAGGACGCGCGGCTGTTTCCCCACATGAGCGTCGCGCGGAATCTGGACTATGCCCGATGGGTCACACGCCGGCCCAGCGACCAACCCGCCTTTGATCGCGTGGTTGAGATGTTGGGGATTGGCCCCCTTTTGTCCCGTCGTCCCGCCCGGCTGTCTGGTGGTGAAAAGCAGCGCGTTGCCATCGGTCGCGCCCTGCTGGCCCGTCCCAAACTGATCCTCGCAGATGAACCACTGGCGGCCCTGGACGACGCACGCAAGGGCGAAATTCTTCCTTATTTCGAGCGGCTGCGTGATGAAAGCGATGTGCCGATCCTTTATGTCACCCACGCAGCGACCGAGGTGGCGCGGCTGGCCACAACCGTCGTGGCGTTGGAGGCTGGCCGGGTGATCCGTCAAGGCACCGCCGCCGAAGTGTTGGGCGACCCCGGCTTTACGCCCGGCGGGGTGCGCGACATCGGTGCGGTGATCGAAGCGCGAGTGGCAACCCATCATCCAGATGGTTTGACCGAGTTGGAGGCCGGTGGCCTGCCCCTGTTTTTGCCGCATGTTGAACGCTCTATCGGCGACAAACTGCGCCTTCGTATCGCGGCGCAGGACGTGATCTTGTCAAAGGCCCTGCCCGCAGGACTGTCTGCGCTGAACATCCTGCCGGGCACCATCGCTGATATCAGACAAGGTGATGGGCCGGGTGCTGTCATTTCGCTTGATACCGCCGCGGGCCGGGTGCTGGCGCGGGTCACGAAACGATCCGTTCAGGCCATGGCACTGCATCCGGGAACTGCGATCTTTGCCGTGGTCAAATCGGTTGCGGTGGCACCGGGCGATGTTGGCGCTGCGTCCCGTTAG
- a CDS encoding ABC transporter ATP-binding protein gives MSDAATAPVSVFAPWEDAQAKPLIQFQNVTKRWGDFTAIDDLSIDIYAQEFFALLGPSGCGKTTMMRMLAGFETPTEGAILIDGQNIAAIPPNKRAVNMMFQSYALFPHLSVAENIAFGLKRDKQPKDQIAARVEEMLTLVQLNKFANRKPHQISGGQRQRVALARSLAKAPKLLLLDEPLGALDKKLRQDTQFELMDIQEKTGTTFVIVTHDQEEAMTVASRIAVMDHGKIIQVDTPSKIYEEPKSIYVADFIGDVNLIRGNVSKTGGGHASIAWAEGQPELTGISQQDLPLGGAATLAVRPEKMSIYTSRPKDQANVIKGKVLDIAYLGNMSTYVIETTTGETIKAQIANTRRIHRRQITWEDKVWLGFTDTAGVVLDK, from the coding sequence ATGTCTGACGCCGCAACTGCTCCGGTCTCTGTTTTCGCACCCTGGGAAGACGCCCAGGCCAAGCCCTTGATCCAGTTTCAGAATGTCACCAAACGTTGGGGTGATTTCACTGCGATTGACGATCTTTCAATCGACATCTACGCGCAGGAATTCTTTGCGCTGTTGGGACCGTCTGGCTGCGGCAAGACCACAATGATGCGGATGCTGGCCGGGTTCGAAACGCCGACCGAAGGCGCCATTCTGATTGACGGCCAGAACATCGCCGCCATTCCCCCCAACAAACGCGCCGTGAACATGATGTTCCAAAGCTATGCGCTGTTTCCCCACCTGTCGGTGGCCGAAAATATTGCGTTCGGTCTGAAACGCGACAAGCAACCGAAAGACCAGATCGCTGCACGGGTCGAGGAAATGCTGACCCTCGTGCAACTGAACAAGTTTGCCAACCGCAAGCCGCACCAGATTTCCGGCGGCCAACGCCAACGTGTCGCGTTGGCGAGGTCGCTTGCGAAAGCCCCCAAGCTCTTGTTGCTGGACGAACCCCTTGGCGCGCTGGACAAAAAGCTGCGTCAGGATACGCAGTTTGAATTGATGGATATTCAAGAAAAAACCGGCACAACTTTCGTGATCGTGACACATGACCAGGAAGAAGCGATGACCGTCGCCAGTCGCATTGCCGTAATGGATCATGGCAAGATTATTCAGGTCGACACGCCTTCGAAGATCTATGAAGAGCCGAAGTCAATCTATGTCGCTGACTTCATTGGTGACGTAAACCTGATCAGGGGCAACGTGTCCAAGACGGGCGGTGGACACGCGTCCATTGCCTGGGCTGAAGGTCAACCCGAGCTAACCGGCATTTCACAGCAGGATCTGCCCCTTGGAGGTGCCGCCACACTGGCGGTGCGGCCCGAGAAAATGAGCATCTATACCTCGCGCCCAAAGGATCAGGCCAATGTGATCAAGGGCAAAGTCCTGGACATCGCCTATCTGGGCAACATGTCCACTTATGTGATTGAAACCACGACCGGTGAGACAATCAAGGCACAGATCGCCAATACGCGCCGCATTCACCGCCGCCAGATCACTTGGGAAGACAAGGTTTGGCTAGGCTTCACGGACACCGCCGGCGTGGTGCTGGACAAATGA
- a CDS encoding NAD(P)/FAD-dependent oxidoreductase, translating into MDLLTANDRHGEYPQSWYAATADAPGPYPAASGDLTCDVCIIGGGFTGLSAALHLAERGYDVVLLEAQRVGFGASGRNGGQVGTGQRLEQDALEKMVGRDDARKLWDMSLESVQLVRDIVAKHAPDAGFTNGILHAMHRPRYVPEDHAYVRKLNEEYGYDLIRAVDRDEMRALCGSPAYHGGSLDMGGGHTHPLRLAFGMARAAVISGARIFETSRVTGVTDGSNVVVKTDASQITASHVLWACNGYLGDAEGKVAARVMPINNYIIATEPLEDRFAKSLIRDRHAVADSKFVINYFRLSEDNRMLFGGAESYGYRFPKDIVKLVSKPMLEIYPQLNGTKIDYAWGGTLGITLNRMPHFARLQGNVLSASGYSGHGVSMATLGGKMASDAIAGQAERFDLMASVPTPRFPGGVAMRWPLLVAAMFWFSLRDKF; encoded by the coding sequence ATGGATCTGTTAACTGCCAACGACCGGCACGGGGAATACCCGCAATCATGGTATGCCGCCACAGCAGATGCGCCCGGACCCTATCCGGCGGCGTCTGGCGATCTGACCTGCGATGTGTGCATCATTGGCGGCGGGTTCACGGGGTTGTCGGCAGCCCTTCATCTGGCCGAGAGGGGCTATGACGTGGTGCTGCTTGAGGCGCAGCGGGTTGGCTTCGGGGCTTCTGGCCGCAACGGCGGGCAGGTTGGCACCGGGCAGCGGCTGGAACAGGATGCGCTGGAAAAGATGGTCGGGCGCGATGATGCCCGCAAGCTCTGGGATATGTCCCTGGAAAGTGTCCAGCTGGTGCGCGATATCGTGGCCAAGCACGCGCCCGATGCCGGGTTCACCAACGGCATTCTGCACGCCATGCACCGCCCCCGCTACGTGCCAGAAGATCACGCCTATGTGCGCAAGCTGAACGAGGAATATGGCTACGACCTGATCCGCGCAGTAGATCGGGATGAGATGCGCGCGCTGTGCGGATCGCCCGCCTATCACGGCGGGTCTTTGGACATGGGGGGCGGGCATACTCACCCGCTGCGATTGGCTTTCGGGATGGCACGCGCCGCGGTCATATCTGGCGCGCGGATCTTTGAAACCAGCCGTGTGACAGGGGTGACGGACGGCTCGAATGTGGTCGTAAAAACAGACGCGTCGCAGATCACTGCCAGTCATGTTCTATGGGCCTGCAACGGATATCTTGGTGATGCAGAAGGCAAAGTCGCCGCGCGTGTCATGCCGATCAACAATTACATCATCGCGACCGAACCGCTTGAGGACCGTTTCGCCAAATCCCTGATCCGCGACCGTCATGCCGTGGCCGACAGCAAGTTCGTCATCAACTATTTCCGTCTGTCCGAGGATAACCGGATGCTGTTTGGCGGGGCCGAAAGTTATGGATACCGCTTCCCGAAAGATATCGTGAAACTGGTGTCCAAGCCGATGTTGGAGATCTATCCGCAACTGAATGGCACCAAGATCGATTATGCCTGGGGTGGCACCTTGGGGATCACCTTGAATCGGATGCCGCATTTCGCCCGTTTGCAGGGCAATGTGTTGTCGGCGTCGGGATATTCGGGGCACGGGGTGTCGATGGCGACGCTGGGCGGCAAGATGGCGTCCGATGCGATTGCCGGTCAGGCCGAGCGGTTTGACCTGATGGCATCGGTTCCGACCCCGCGCTTTCCGGGCGGCGTTGCGATGCGCTGGCCGTTGCTGGTCGCGGCGATGTTCTGGTTTTCGTTGCGCGACAAGTTCTAA
- a CDS encoding polyamine ABC transporter substrate-binding protein — MKNTWVMLGIALAMGASAATAEEVRVYNWSDYIDEDLLAKFEEETGIDLIYDVFDSNEVLETKMLAGGSGYDVVVPTADFLQRQITAGAFQKLDKSKLPNISNMWDVIEARTAQYDPGNEYSINYMWGTTGLGVNVGKVTEILGEDAPIDSMELVLNPENMEKLAECGVQFLDAPTEIIPMVLKYLGEDPDSADPDVIAKVEPVLMAVRPYIQKFHSSEYINALANGDICVAVGWSGDVLQARDRAAEADNGVEIAYNAFAEGSLMWFDQMAIPVDAPNPEAAHTFLNFIMDAENMAAASNYVYYANGNKASQEYLVEDVIGDPAIYPGEETVKNLYTKSPYEAKVQRVLTRLWTKIKSGT, encoded by the coding sequence ATGAAAAATACTTGGGTGATGTTGGGTATCGCATTGGCAATGGGGGCAAGCGCCGCCACGGCTGAAGAGGTGCGCGTTTATAACTGGTCCGACTATATTGACGAAGACCTGCTGGCAAAGTTCGAGGAAGAGACTGGGATCGATCTTATCTATGACGTGTTCGATTCCAACGAAGTGCTTGAGACAAAGATGCTCGCCGGCGGCTCGGGGTATGACGTTGTCGTTCCGACTGCGGACTTCCTACAACGCCAGATCACCGCAGGCGCATTCCAAAAGCTGGACAAGTCCAAACTGCCGAACATTTCCAATATGTGGGATGTGATCGAAGCGCGCACGGCGCAGTATGATCCTGGCAACGAATACTCCATCAACTATATGTGGGGCACCACCGGATTGGGCGTCAACGTTGGCAAAGTGACCGAAATACTTGGCGAAGACGCCCCCATCGACAGTATGGAACTGGTGCTCAACCCTGAAAACATGGAAAAACTGGCGGAATGCGGCGTGCAATTCCTGGATGCCCCGACCGAAATCATTCCCATGGTGCTGAAATATCTGGGTGAAGACCCCGATAGCGCCGACCCGGATGTCATCGCAAAGGTCGAACCCGTCCTGATGGCGGTTCGCCCGTACATTCAGAAATTCCACAGCTCGGAATACATCAACGCGCTGGCCAATGGCGATATCTGTGTGGCCGTCGGCTGGTCTGGTGACGTGTTGCAGGCCCGCGATCGTGCCGCTGAGGCAGATAACGGCGTTGAAATCGCCTATAATGCGTTCGCTGAAGGCTCGCTGATGTGGTTCGACCAGATGGCGATCCCGGTAGACGCGCCAAACCCGGAAGCCGCACACACATTCCTGAACTTCATCATGGATGCCGAGAATATGGCTGCCGCCTCGAACTACGTCTATTACGCCAACGGCAACAAGGCGAGCCAGGAATACCTGGTCGAAGATGTCATTGGCGACCCGGCGATCTATCCCGGCGAAGAGACGGTCAAGAACCTTTACACCAAGTCGCCATACGAGGCGAAGGTGCAGCGCGTGTTGACTCGTCTGTGGACGAAGATCAAATCGGGCACCTAA
- the modA gene encoding molybdate ABC transporter substrate-binding protein — translation MAIFMGTDTARADDITVFAAASLKNALDTVVRGYEAETGNKVHLSYAGSSVLARQISLGAPADVFISANTEWMDVLEEAGQIIPGTRVDLFSNDLVLIAPAKGASPTSEELANLAGYLAGRRMAMGLVEAVPAGIYGKAALEALGQWQAVAPMVAQTDNVRAALALVALGQTPLGIVYGSDAKAEPRVQVVMRFPADSHPAIRYPAAIVDGDNADTASGFLDWLQQDTATQVFLNNGFTILEGS, via the coding sequence TTGGCCATCTTTATGGGCACCGATACGGCACGGGCGGATGATATCACCGTCTTTGCCGCTGCAAGCCTGAAGAACGCATTGGATACGGTCGTTCGGGGTTACGAGGCCGAGACCGGGAACAAGGTCCACCTGTCTTATGCTGGATCATCCGTGCTTGCGCGGCAGATTTCGCTAGGCGCGCCTGCGGATGTCTTCATTTCGGCCAACACCGAATGGATGGATGTGCTGGAGGAGGCAGGTCAAATCATTCCCGGCACGCGCGTCGATCTTTTCAGCAATGACCTGGTTTTGATCGCCCCGGCCAAGGGCGCATCTCCAACCTCGGAAGAATTGGCAAATCTTGCCGGATATCTCGCAGGTCGGCGTATGGCCATGGGGCTGGTTGAAGCCGTTCCCGCCGGTATCTATGGCAAAGCGGCACTTGAGGCGTTGGGCCAATGGCAGGCCGTTGCCCCAATGGTTGCACAAACCGACAATGTCCGCGCGGCGCTGGCACTGGTCGCGCTCGGGCAGACGCCGCTTGGGATCGTCTATGGCAGTGACGCGAAAGCCGAACCAAGGGTGCAGGTGGTCATGCGCTTTCCCGCCGACAGCCACCCGGCTATTCGCTATCCGGCGGCAATTGTCGATGGGGACAATGCAGACACGGCAAGCGGTTTTCTGGACTGGCTGCAACAAGACACGGCGACCCAAGTCTTTCTGAACAACGGTTTCACCATATTGGAGGGGTCATGA
- the modB gene encoding molybdate ABC transporter permease subunit yields MTDWLGPQEWQAVTLSLKVAFWATLLSLPLAVFVSHALARWKFPGKQIANGLVHLPLILPPVVTGYLLLLIFGVNGPGGRVLDTLGVGIAFQWTGAALAAAIMGFPLMVRAIRLSMEAVDQRLEQAAATLGASQLRVFATVTLPLALPGILTGTILGFAKAMGEFGATITFVSNIPGQTQTLPSAIYSFLQVPGGEAQALRLVIVSILIAMAALILSEIFARRLAQRMEGA; encoded by the coding sequence ATGACCGACTGGCTAGGCCCACAGGAATGGCAGGCAGTCACGCTGTCGTTGAAGGTGGCGTTCTGGGCAACGCTCCTGTCCCTGCCGTTGGCCGTCTTCGTCTCACACGCCTTGGCGCGATGGAAATTTCCGGGCAAGCAGATCGCCAATGGGCTGGTGCACCTGCCCTTGATCTTGCCCCCGGTCGTCACCGGCTATCTGCTTTTATTGATCTTTGGTGTAAATGGCCCAGGTGGGCGGGTGCTGGATACGTTGGGCGTGGGCATTGCGTTTCAATGGACCGGGGCGGCCCTTGCGGCAGCGATCATGGGGTTTCCGCTAATGGTCCGGGCGATTCGCCTGTCAATGGAAGCGGTCGATCAACGGTTGGAACAAGCTGCAGCGACCCTTGGTGCCAGCCAGTTGCGTGTCTTTGCGACCGTCACCCTGCCCCTGGCCCTGCCCGGCATTCTGACCGGGACCATTCTGGGGTTTGCCAAGGCAATGGGCGAGTTCGGGGCGACGATCACATTCGTATCGAACATTCCGGGGCAGACACAGACCTTGCCATCGGCAATTTATAGCTTTTTGCAAGTGCCCGGTGGTGAAGCGCAAGCATTGCGACTGGTCATCGTTTCAATCCTTATCGCCATGGCGGCGCTGATCCTCTCTGAAATCTTTGCGCGCCGCCTTGCCCAACGGATGGAGGGCGCATGA
- a CDS encoding aspartate aminotransferase family protein: MNKITNHLPTAELQAIDAAHHMHPFTTDDELKAKGARIITSAEGVWLTDSEGERILDAMAGLWCMNIGYGRSEMADVAARQIRELPFYNTFFQTTHVPAIALAQKLAELAPGDLNHVFFANGGSDANDTNIRMVRTYWAEKGQPERQVIISRWNAYHGSTIGGTSLGGMKGMHEQGSLPIPGIEFIDQPNWYAEGGDTDPEAFGLERAQQLEAKIKEVGPDKVAAFIGEPIQGAGGVIVAPEGYWAEIQRICKKYDILLIADEVITGFGRTGNWFGCQTLNIQPDIMTVAKGLSSGYVPIGASIVSDEIAKVLAATEFNHGYTYSGHPVACALALENLRILEEEGIIDRVRDETAPYLAEKWHSLADHPMVGETKIVGMMGSLALTPDKSKRAPFAADAGTVGYITRERCFANNLVMRHTGDRMIISPPLVITKAEIDIFIERARTSLDEAYEIAKEKRLLVAG, from the coding sequence ATGAACAAGATCACAAACCACCTGCCCACCGCCGAGTTGCAGGCGATTGACGCCGCCCACCACATGCATCCGTTCACCACGGATGACGAGTTGAAGGCAAAAGGCGCCCGGATCATCACCTCTGCCGAAGGCGTGTGGCTGACCGACAGCGAAGGCGAGCGGATACTTGATGCGATGGCGGGTCTTTGGTGTATGAACATCGGTTACGGTCGCAGCGAAATGGCAGATGTGGCTGCCCGCCAAATTCGCGAGCTTCCATTCTACAACACTTTCTTCCAGACAACGCATGTGCCGGCCATTGCCTTGGCCCAGAAACTGGCTGAGCTTGCACCGGGCGATCTGAACCACGTGTTCTTTGCCAATGGCGGGTCGGACGCGAATGACACGAACATCCGCATGGTGCGCACCTATTGGGCCGAGAAGGGTCAGCCCGAGCGGCAGGTGATCATTTCGCGCTGGAACGCCTATCACGGGTCGACCATAGGCGGCACGTCACTGGGCGGCATGAAGGGAATGCACGAACAGGGCAGCCTGCCCATTCCCGGTATCGAGTTCATTGACCAGCCCAACTGGTATGCCGAAGGCGGCGACACCGATCCCGAAGCATTCGGTCTGGAACGCGCCCAACAACTGGAAGCCAAGATCAAAGAGGTTGGCCCGGATAAAGTCGCGGCCTTCATCGGGGAACCGATACAAGGGGCGGGGGGTGTGATCGTCGCGCCCGAAGGATATTGGGCCGAGATTCAGCGCATTTGCAAGAAATACGATATCCTGCTGATCGCGGACGAGGTTATCACAGGATTTGGTCGTACCGGCAATTGGTTCGGTTGCCAGACGTTGAATATCCAGCCTGACATCATGACTGTCGCCAAAGGGCTAAGCTCTGGTTACGTCCCGATCGGTGCGTCAATCGTATCCGACGAAATTGCCAAAGTGCTGGCCGCGACCGAATTCAATCACGGCTACACCTATTCAGGCCACCCCGTCGCCTGTGCCTTGGCCTTGGAAAACCTGCGTATTCTGGAAGAAGAAGGCATCATTGACCGGGTGCGCGATGAAACAGCCCCTTACCTGGCCGAGAAATGGCATTCGCTGGCCGATCACCCAATGGTTGGGGAAACCAAGATTGTTGGCATGATGGGGTCGCTGGCTCTGACGCCTGACAAGTCCAAGCGTGCGCCCTTTGCGGCGGATGCGGGAACTGTTGGCTACATCACCCGCGAGCGCTGCTTTGCAAACAATCTGGTCATGCGTCACACAGGCGACCGGATGATCATCTCGCCCCCGCTGGTGATCACCAAGGCCGAGATTGACATCTTTATCGAACGCGCCCGCACGTCGTTGGACGAAGCGTATGAAATTGCGAAGGAAAAACGTCTGCTGGTCGCAGGCTGA
- the msrA gene encoding peptide-methionine (S)-S-oxide reductase MsrA, which yields MTQERAVLAGGCFWGMQDLIRKLPGVISTRVGYTGGDVPNATYRNHGTHAEGIEIIFDPDRITYRRLLEFFFQIHDPTTPMRQGNDIGASYRSAIYYVGEAQKAEALNTIADVDASGLWPGKVVTEVEPAGDFWEAEPEHQDYLQRIPNGYTCHFVRPDWVLPKRDAAE from the coding sequence ATGACACAAGAACGTGCGGTTCTGGCAGGCGGGTGTTTTTGGGGCATGCAGGACTTGATCCGCAAACTGCCCGGTGTGATCTCGACCCGCGTGGGATACACGGGCGGCGATGTGCCCAACGCGACCTATCGCAACCACGGCACCCACGCCGAAGGGATCGAGATCATATTTGACCCCGACCGGATCACCTATCGTCGGTTGTTGGAGTTCTTTTTTCAAATCCATGACCCGACCACCCCCATGCGGCAGGGTAATGACATAGGTGCCTCGTATCGGTCCGCGATCTATTACGTGGGCGAGGCGCAGAAGGCGGAGGCCTTGAACACCATCGCGGATGTCGATGCTTCGGGTCTGTGGCCCGGCAAGGTCGTGACCGAGGTCGAACCTGCGGGCGATTTCTGGGAAGCCGAGCCAGAGCATCAGGATTACCTGCAACGTATCCCCAACGGGTATACCTGCCATTTCGTGCGCCCTGATTGGGTTTTGCCAAAGCGCGACGCGGCCGAATAA
- a CDS encoding ABC transporter permease subunit codes for MKRFALISIPYLWLLALFLVPFLIVLKISLSDTALSIPPYTPTLDLSEGWAGVKEWWAGLDIENFTWLTEDDLYWKAYLSSLKIAIISTILTLMVGYPIAYGMSRAPDEWRPTLMMLIILPFWTSFLIRVYSWKAILSNEGLLNQLLMYLGIISEPLVILNTNLAVYIGIVYTYLPFMVLPIYSALERMDESLLEAAEDLGCSRFNAFWLVTFPLSKQGVVAGSFLVFIPAMGEFVIPALLGGSKTLMIGKVLWEEFFSNRDWPVASAVAVILLLLLIIPIVLFQRNEEKQREAEK; via the coding sequence ATGAAACGCTTCGCCCTGATTTCCATCCCCTATCTATGGCTACTGGCCTTGTTTCTGGTGCCATTCCTGATCGTTTTGAAGATCAGCTTGTCGGACACTGCGCTGTCGATCCCGCCCTACACCCCCACGCTTGACCTGTCCGAAGGCTGGGCAGGTGTGAAGGAATGGTGGGCCGGGCTGGACATCGAAAACTTCACCTGGTTGACCGAGGATGACCTGTATTGGAAGGCTTATCTGTCCAGCCTGAAGATCGCCATCATCTCGACGATACTGACCCTGATGGTTGGGTATCCGATCGCCTATGGGATGAGCCGCGCGCCGGACGAATGGCGCCCGACATTGATGATGCTGATCATCCTGCCCTTCTGGACCAGTTTCCTGATCCGCGTCTATTCGTGGAAAGCGATCCTTTCGAACGAAGGGCTATTGAACCAGCTATTGATGTATCTGGGAATTATCAGCGAGCCGTTGGTGATCCTGAACACCAACCTCGCCGTCTATATCGGCATCGTCTACACCTACCTGCCCTTCATGGTCTTGCCGATCTATTCGGCGCTGGAGCGGATGGACGAAAGCCTGCTGGAAGCCGCCGAAGATCTTGGCTGCTCGCGCTTCAACGCTTTCTGGCTGGTGACATTTCCGCTTTCCAAGCAGGGCGTCGTGGCCGGGTCTTTCCTCGTCTTTATCCCCGCCATGGGTGAATTCGTGATCCCGGCCCTGTTGGGCGGGTCGAAAACGCTTATGATCGGCAAAGTGCTTTGGGAAGAGTTCTTCTCGAACCGCGACTGGCCAGTAGCGTCCGCCGTCGCCGTCATTCTTCTGCTACTGCTGATTATCCCGATTGTCCTGTTCCAGCGGAACGAAGAAAAGCAAAGGGAGGCTGAGAAATGA
- a CDS encoding ABC transporter permease, with translation MRRLSWFNAVSLTLGFAFLYIPMMILITYSFNAGKLVTVWSGFSTKWYGELFRNEAFLDAAWVTLKVAVMSSSIATVLGTMAAYVIVRAGRFPGRTVFSGMIYAPLVMPEVITGLSLLLLFISIGLDRGVLTIVLAHTTFSMCFVSVVVSSRLVTFDQSLEEAALDLGCTGFEAFRLVTLPIIMPAVVSGWLLAFTLSLDDLVIASFTSGPSSTTLPIKIFSAVRLGVSPEINALSTIMIGLVTIGVIGASLTSKRSIAKRQKDEQEAIQ, from the coding sequence ATGAGGCGTCTGTCCTGGTTCAACGCGGTTTCCCTGACCTTGGGATTTGCGTTTCTCTATATTCCGATGATGATCCTGATCACCTATTCTTTCAACGCGGGTAAACTTGTGACCGTATGGTCCGGGTTCTCGACCAAATGGTATGGCGAGCTATTCCGAAACGAGGCGTTTCTGGACGCGGCGTGGGTCACGTTGAAAGTCGCGGTGATGTCGTCATCCATCGCCACGGTGCTGGGCACGATGGCGGCCTATGTCATCGTGCGCGCGGGCCGTTTCCCCGGCCGCACGGTATTTTCTGGCATGATCTACGCGCCGCTCGTGATGCCAGAAGTGATCACAGGTTTGTCTTTGCTCCTGCTGTTCATCTCGATCGGACTGGACCGTGGGGTTCTGACCATCGTTCTGGCACATACCACCTTCTCGATGTGCTTTGTATCGGTCGTGGTCTCCTCCCGCCTTGTGACCTTCGACCAGTCGCTGGAAGAGGCCGCACTTGATCTGGGCTGCACCGGATTCGAGGCCTTTCGCCTTGTCACCCTGCCCATCATCATGCCGGCGGTCGTATCTGGCTGGTTGCTGGCCTTCACCCTGTCGCTGGACGACCTTGTGATCGCGTCGTTCACTTCCGGACCCAGCTCGACCACGCTGCCGATCAAGATCTTCTCGGCGGTGCGGCTGGGCGTGAGCCCCGAAATCAACGCCCTGTCCACCATCATGATCGGTCTTGTCACCATCGGCGTTATCGGTGCGTCGCTGACATCCAAGCGGTCCATTGCCAAGCGTCAGAAAGACGAACAAGAGGCCATCCAATGA
- a CDS encoding GntR family transcriptional regulator, whose product MSEKPAKLPDHQRVYRKLREMILFGELAPGQPVTIQGLVQVLDVGMTPVREAIRRLTSEGALIFKGNRRVSVPQPDMAQWNEIAFARLSIEPELARMATKNIGPVELERLIGYDDLLNAAIDRGDVRGYLEHNYRFHAYLYDQAGTEVLSSIANMLWLRAGPSLRVVLGRYGTANLPDKHAEALEALKSGDADRVAAAVQGDIEQGIAQVRETLLTEKI is encoded by the coding sequence ATGTCCGAAAAACCCGCGAAATTGCCAGATCATCAACGCGTTTACCGTAAACTGCGCGAGATGATTCTGTTCGGCGAACTTGCCCCCGGTCAACCTGTCACCATTCAGGGTTTGGTTCAGGTGTTGGATGTCGGCATGACTCCGGTGCGCGAGGCGATCCGCAGGTTGACTTCGGAAGGGGCGCTGATCTTCAAGGGGAACCGCCGCGTGTCCGTGCCACAACCCGATATGGCGCAATGGAATGAAATCGCATTCGCTCGTCTGAGCATCGAGCCAGAGTTAGCTCGAATGGCTACGAAAAACATTGGTCCGGTCGAGCTTGAGCGCTTGATTGGCTATGATGATCTGCTCAACGCTGCGATCGACCGTGGAGACGTGCGCGGCTATCTGGAGCACAATTATCGGTTCCATGCCTATCTGTATGATCAGGCCGGCACCGAGGTGTTATCGTCTATCGCCAACATGCTGTGGCTGCGTGCCGGCCCATCTCTGCGGGTCGTGCTGGGGCGCTATGGTACGGCAAACCTGCCCGACAAACATGCCGAGGCGCTAGAGGCGTTGAAATCCGGTGACGCCGACCGCGTTGCTGCCGCTGTCCAGGGTGACATTGAACAGGGAATCGCTCAGGTTCGGGAAACCTTGCTGACCGAGAAGATTTGA